Below is a genomic region from Actinomadura sp. NAK00032.
TGGACGCGCACAGCGGCTCTTTCGCGATGCTGCTGCGCGAGCCGGTCGTCCCGTCCCCGGAGACCGCCGAGGCCGTCGAGGCGACCCGGCGGCAGCAGAGCACGCTGATCGCGGGCGTGCTCGCGATGTTCGCGCCGGGCGCGCCGGACGCCGCGATCGAGGCGTACACGCAGATCATCATGGGCGCGAGCGAGCGGGTCGCGCTGTGGCAGGCCACCCGTCCCGACGTGTCGGCGCAGGACGCCGCCCGCTACATGACCGACTTCTGCCGGCAGGGCCTCAGCCCGTACCTGGACCCTCGTCCCGAGGAGGCCGGCGGCGGGCAAGTGCCTCCAGCGCCGCGATGAGCAGGTCGAGGCCGAACTCGAAGTCACTCTCGGGGTCGTGCTCGGCCAGCTCGGGGCCGTAGGCGATGACGTGCCGGAACTCCTCCGGGTCGAGGTGGTTCCACGACTCGGCGCCGGTCTCGGCGAGGTGCCCGAGCATCTTCTCCATGCCGATCTCGCGCATCTGCGCGCCAATCGCGTAGGCCAGCAGGGCGCGCATGATCCGCACGGCGGTGCCGCCGTCGAACCCGGCCGCGTCCGCCAGCGCGAGCGCCCGCTCCATCGGCCGCAGGCCCGCCGCCGTGTCGACCTTGTGGGTGAAGACGATCGTCATGCAGCGCGGGTTGTCGTGCGCGACCTTGCGGAACGCGCGGACGAGCGCCCGCGCCCGCTGCTGCCAGGGCTCGGCGGGGTCGTCGGTCAGCTCCAGGCCGGCGACGACCTGCTCCGCGACGCCCTCCAGCAGGGCGGTCTTGTTCGGGACGTGGTTGTAGAGCGACATCACGGCGACGTCCAGCTCGGCCGCGACGCGGCGCATCGACAGCGCGTCCGCGCCCTCCCGCTCGATCAGCGCGACCGCCGCCCGGACGATGCGGTCGCGGGTCAGCGCGGGGCGCGGTGTGTCGGGGGTCACGCCCTTGGTCATGCAACCCGCCCCTTTCCCGCCGTTGACACCGATAAGTGTCCCATGACACGGTACGTACATTGTACGTAGACGTACATCGTACGTCCGCGCTCGGGGAGGAGTGCACCATGTCGACCCACGACCTCTACACCGACCCCGTCCCCACCGGGAACTGGACCGTGCCCATGGCCGGCGACGCCCGGTTCACCTGGGAGTACGACGACGGGCGCGACCGCCTCCTCGCCCTCTACCAGAAGGGCAAGGACAAGCAGTGGGACTCCGTCAAGCGCATCGACTGGGACCTTGAGGTCGACCCGCACGACGTCCTCGGCGTCCCCGACCAGTCGCTCGCCATCTACGGGACGAAGCACTGGGACAAGCTCTCGGTCAAGGAGCGCGGCGAGCTGCGGCGGCACTACACGTCCTGGCAGTTCTCCCAGTTCATGCACGGCGAGCAGGGCGCGATGGTCACCGCCGCCCGCATCGTGGAGTCGGTGCCCGACCTCGACTCCAAGTTCTACTCCGCCACCCAGACCATGGACGAGGCGCGCCACGTCGAGCTGTTCACCCGGTTCCTGCACGAGAAGATCGGGATGGTCTACCCGATCAACACCCAGCTCCAGGACCTGCTCGACGAGACGCTCAGCGACTCCCGCTGGGACATGCCCTACCTCGGCATGCAGGTGCTCATCGAGGGCCTCGCGCTCGCCGCGTTCGGCGTCATCCGCGACATCACCACCAAGCCGCTGCCCAAGCAGATCCTCGCCTACGTCATGCAGGACGAGGCGCGCCACGTCGCGTTCGGCCGCCTCGCGCTGCGCGACTACTACAAGCAGCTCTCGGCCGCCGAGCTGCGCGAGCGCGAGGACTTCGTCATCGAGGGCTGCTACCTGATGCGCGACCGCATCCGCGGCCGGGAGATCTACACCAACTTCGGGATCGACCCCGCCGAGGTCGACGAGCTGGTGGAGAACTCGCCCTACATGCGGATGTTCCAGAGCCTGCTGTTCAGCCGGATCGTCCCGTGCGTGAAGGACATCGGGCTGTGGAGCGAGCGCGTCCAGGAGACCTACGACGACATGGGCGTCCTCGACATGTCCAAGGCCGACCTCGACGCGCTCATGAGGCAGGACGAGGAGATCGCCGAGAAGCTCGACACCGAGCGGTTCGCCGCCGAGGAGGCCGACCGCAAGGCCGAGGTGGACGCCGTCATCGCCGACGCGGCGGCGGGCTGAGTACGTTTGGATCACTCGATCCGAGAGCTACTCGTCCGCACACGGAGGTCTGGATGCCACTCGCGCACTTCGACGGCGCGCTCGCCGTCGTCACCGGAGCCGGCAGCGGCATCGGCCGCGCCACCGCGCTCGCCCTGGCCGAGGGCGGCGCGAGCGTCATCGCGGCCGACATCGACCTGGCCGCGGCGGAGCGCACCGCCGCCCGCGCGAAGGCCGTCGGCGCCGGCGGCACCGCCTACCGGGTGGACGTCTCCGACGCCGCCGCGATGGAGGCGTTCGCCGCCGAGGTGAAGGAGGCGCACCGCGTCCCCGACATCGTGGTCAACAACGCGGGCATCGCGCTGGCCGGGCCGTTCCTGGACACCGAGCCGGAGGACTGGGACCGCATCCTCGGCGTCAACCTGTGGGGCGTCATCCACGGCTGCCGGCTGTTCGGCCGGCAGATGCGCGACCGCGTCAACGCCCTGCCCAACAAGCCCGACAAGCCGAACCTCGGCGGCCACATCGTCAACATCGCGTCCGCCTCCGCGTTCGCGCCGTGGCGCGGCATGCCCGCCTACTGCACGACGAAGGCCGCCGTGCTGATGCTCAGCGAGTCGCTGCGCGCGGAGCTGGCGGGGTCGCGGATCGGCGTCACCGCCGTCTGCCCCGGCTTCGTCAGCACCGACCTCGTCAAGAACGGGACCTACGTCGACGGGTCCCCCGAGAAGCTGCGGCAGCGCGGCCAGAAGGCCATCCAGCTGCGCAACTACCCGCCGGAGAAGGTCGCCGAGCGGGTCGTCAACGCCATCGTCAAGAACAAGGCCGTGGTCCCCGTGAACTTCGAGGGCCACCTCCTGCACACCCTGTCCCGGGTGTCCCCCGCGTCCCTGCGCCTGCTGGCCAGAATCCCCACCCCCCAGGGCTGACGTCCGCGCCGGGCGCGGCCCCCGACCCTCCATGCCGTAAGAGGAGAAGGATCCATGCCCCC
It encodes:
- a CDS encoding TetR/AcrR family transcriptional regulator, which gives rise to MSGATPQPRPPARRRRMSRAEREQQMLDVAEGVFGERGYQGTSMDEIADRCGVSKPMLYEYFGSKDGLLVACVSRSKAELLDVTQKAMAGATTPEDILWRGMLAYFSFVDAHSGSFAMLLREPVVPSPETAEAVEATRRQQSTLIAGVLAMFAPGAPDAAIEAYTQIIMGASERVALWQATRPDVSAQDAARYMTDFCRQGLSPYLDPRPEEAGGGQVPPAPR
- a CDS encoding SDR family NAD(P)-dependent oxidoreductase, which codes for MPLAHFDGALAVVTGAGSGIGRATALALAEGGASVIAADIDLAAAERTAARAKAVGAGGTAYRVDVSDAAAMEAFAAEVKEAHRVPDIVVNNAGIALAGPFLDTEPEDWDRILGVNLWGVIHGCRLFGRQMRDRVNALPNKPDKPNLGGHIVNIASASAFAPWRGMPAYCTTKAAVLMLSESLRAELAGSRIGVTAVCPGFVSTDLVKNGTYVDGSPEKLRQRGQKAIQLRNYPPEKVAERVVNAIVKNKAVVPVNFEGHLLHTLSRVSPASLRLLARIPTPQG
- a CDS encoding TetR/AcrR family transcriptional regulator — protein: MTKGVTPDTPRPALTRDRIVRAAVALIEREGADALSMRRVAAELDVAVMSLYNHVPNKTALLEGVAEQVVAGLELTDDPAEPWQQRARALVRAFRKVAHDNPRCMTIVFTHKVDTAAGLRPMERALALADAAGFDGGTAVRIMRALLAYAIGAQMREIGMEKMLGHLAETGAESWNHLDPEEFRHVIAYGPELAEHDPESDFEFGLDLLIAALEALARRRPPRDEGPGTG
- a CDS encoding ferritin-like domain-containing protein, producing the protein MSTHDLYTDPVPTGNWTVPMAGDARFTWEYDDGRDRLLALYQKGKDKQWDSVKRIDWDLEVDPHDVLGVPDQSLAIYGTKHWDKLSVKERGELRRHYTSWQFSQFMHGEQGAMVTAARIVESVPDLDSKFYSATQTMDEARHVELFTRFLHEKIGMVYPINTQLQDLLDETLSDSRWDMPYLGMQVLIEGLALAAFGVIRDITTKPLPKQILAYVMQDEARHVAFGRLALRDYYKQLSAAELREREDFVIEGCYLMRDRIRGREIYTNFGIDPAEVDELVENSPYMRMFQSLLFSRIVPCVKDIGLWSERVQETYDDMGVLDMSKADLDALMRQDEEIAEKLDTERFAAEEADRKAEVDAVIADAAAG